In one Bufo gargarizans isolate SCDJY-AF-19 chromosome 11, ASM1485885v1, whole genome shotgun sequence genomic region, the following are encoded:
- the CCDC85C gene encoding coiled-coil domain-containing protein 85C yields the protein MAISGAPEHYTSSNYIRQLETKVKLLEDDNKILSQHSSHNDLRTLRKGLSPYHSESQLSSLSQYPEPLQNGTVRITADLSSAPPAGYVPVVQKPEAVVHAMKVLEVHENLDRQVPDNYEEDLSEKEKAIVREMCNVVWRKLGDAANSKPSIRQHLSGNQFKGPL from the exons ATGGCCATCAGCGGCGCCCCTGAGCACT ATACGTCTTCCAATTACATCCGACAACTCGAGACCAAAGTGAAGCTCCTGGAAGACGACAACAAAATTCTGTCACAG CATTCCAGCCACAACGACTTAAGGACGTTGCGGAAAGGCTTATCTCCTTACCACTCTGAATCGCAGCTGTCCTCGCTGTCTCAGTACCCGGAGCCCCTGCAGAAC GGCACCGTGCGGATCACAGCCGATCTCTCCTCCGCGCCCCCTGCTGGATATGTCCCAGTAGTGCAGAAGCCAGAGGCGGTGGTGCATGCTATGAAG GTTCTGGAAGTGCatgaaaacctggaccggcaagTTCCTGACAACTACGAGGAAGACCTGAGTGAGAAGGAGAAGGCGATTGTACGAGAAATGTGCAAT GTCGTGTGGAGGAAGTTGGGCGACGCCGCCAACTCCAAGCCTTCGATCAGGCAGCATCTTTCTGGAAACCAGTTTAAAGGACCCTTGTAA